The stretch of DNA TTGGTTCTCCGCCTCACCTCCCATCAGAATCAGGGCTCCGGCTATCGCCGCCACAACAATAATAATGACGACAATGGCCGCGATGACCTTGGTCATCGAGCCTCCGCCGCCGCCCCGCTCTTCAGGAAGGGGTATTTCGCCTTCACCTTCCATTAGCTTTCCTCCTTTATCCGTATATTATAGGATAAACTAGATTTTGTAACAGTTCGTTGCTATATATAGATTGTGGATTTGTCTGGACACTGGGCAATTCAATTTACATTCTTTGGAAGTTTTTCTTAAATTCCTCGATGTTTTTGGACAATTTGTCCAAAATAATAAGACGAGTTAGATTTTAGACACCATCCTTAGAAATATGCTATCGATTAAATCTCGGATATTGTAATTAATTGACCGATAATAATCTCATATGATCTCTAACTCTACTTGGTCTGTTCCTTGAAGGATCATTTTCTTCGCCCACACCAGCTTCCTTATCTTCTCTTTGGACTTCCTTCCCTCTTTCTCTCGAGGATTTTCGAAATCGAATCCAACGAGGATTATTCTACGAACACCGAAGTGGAGAGCCATCATCACGGCTCTATCACCATCTGTGAATCCCCCGAAATTGAACAGATTGCCGAATGGTCTGCACTGGACCGTTGGAGTGATCAATCCTGGAAAAAGGGGGAGATGCTCGCTCACTGAATACATATTGTCTCCATGAGCATGGATGACGGCTATGCTTCCCTGAACATTGGACTCGATCTCGTCCTCGATATTTCCATCGAGGTCGGTCACGATGATTTCAGGAATCACTCCGATATCCAATAGAGATGAGGTGGCACCATCAGCCGATATGACAGTCCCCTCAAGTTTGGCCCTTTCCAAGGCTTCCTCCAGATCCGGTCCGTGACCAATTATTGTGGCCGTCTCACAAAACCTTCTGCAGAGACATTCGATTCCGCATATCCTATCCCTCGGGCAGAGCGAATCGAGAAGTCTTGCAGCCTCAATATCCCTCACAGGATCATATCCCATATCCTTCAGGATATCATGGTAGATGGGCTCCCACTCTTCGAATTCCATCGAGCACACCTAATCTATGGACTCTGCTGCCTCGGAGATCTCCTTCTCATCTTCTTCTATGCGTCTGGACATGGAGCGGAGGGAGGTGTTAAGCAGTCCGCCAAAGACCCCCAACAGGAAGCCTGTCATCATCTCGAGTATGATGATGCCCTCATCGTAGTTGCGATATCCCAGGAAGAACTCTGTCGCGTCAAGGGCGCCCTGAAGGATGAAGGCGATGGCGAACACCGTCACCGAAAGTACCAGGTATGTCCAGTATACCTTCCCCCTTGAAAGGTAGTTGTTCAGGAACCTGCCAGTTTCGTAGCAGAAGATGGCGAAAGCCCACATCCAGAGATTCGCGGATACGAATACGATTATCTGGAGGAATATGTCCGCATCTGGATCGGATAGGGCTGTGTCAACTCCGTATGCTAGGCCAGCGATAATCAGAACCACTGTCAGCACTGCGAACGGAATCATCTGGCTTCCAGATCTTACGGCCTTTCCAGCCCTTCTGGACCAATTGCGAGCTCTATCGACTACTCTGTAGGCATAGAAGATAAGGTATATGCCAAGTACCAATGTTATGGTGCCTCCGGCCATCTCTGATATCGTCCCTGGGTCCCAGTCCGTGTAGAGCTGGAATAGCTTAGGCATCAGTGAGAAGAACCCAAACAAGGCCAGGATGAGGCCGATTGGGGTGAGGATTCTCTTCCTCATCTTATCATCCTGGAGGGTCTTGAGGATGATGTAATAGGTACCCTCGACACTCGGCGCCTGCTTCACGAACACCTTTCTTACGGAGTCGACCTTCACCCTTGAGGAGATGATGGGATAGATGTACTCGTCCTCTGCCCCATCGCTGACCAGGATGACCCGTTCGGGCTTGACGACCTCTAGCACATTCTCCAGTTGGTTGGTTAGAGTCAGATCCGACTCGTACCCGACCTTGATATCTCCGCAGATGGTCGCAACCTCTACATCCATCCCTTTCTTCACCATTTCATCATACATACTGATGGCTGCCAATAGGGTGTTGGTGTCTGAATCCTCGGCGTCCTTCAACCCTAGGGCCAGGGCTGCTTCGAGGTTATCCTCCCTTCCAATGAAAGGTCCGGAGAGCCCCGCCTTCTCGCCGAAGTCGTTGTCTCGGTCCACAGAGAGAACCAGGATCGTCATCCATCTTTCCAATCCCGATTCTATCTATTTGAAGCTTTTTATCTAATTCCTCACGTGGCCACCTAAAATTTCGACTCTTCACTCATTATCCAACTCGATCCTTCTCTCCAGAGTCATCGAATGGATTATCATTAATCTCAAGTTCGAAAAAAAAGGTTAAATGTATTGACGGAGATGTTGCAGGGACGCTGATGGAAGGAAGGTCAAGCTTCAAGGAGTGCCCTCGATGTGGGCTTAGGAACCGGTTATCCGCCACAAAGTGCGATTTCTGCGGTTATGAGTTCAAGGGCTCAAGTGAGGAGTGGTCCGATTACGTGGACATCCTAGAGAAGCTCAGCAAAGGGGACGAGGTCCGCCCGGTAGACGAGGATCTTTCAAAGAAGATCGAGTCAACACTTGTTAAGAAAAGAGATGTTGAAGAGGTCATGGTTGAGGGATCGGCTGCTGCCGCTGGCATAGCGGTGATTGGGGGCAGAGAATCGATCGAGGAAGATCAGATCGTCACAGAGGTAGATGAACCCAAGGAGGTCGTAGAGTTCGTGGATTCCATGATCGAGGATGATACATCAGAACCGATCTCCCGAGAGACAGAGGAACCTACTGCGGAAGTTGAGACCACAGAGGGGGCAAGCCTGGAGTATTTGGAGGAACTGATCTCCGATGAATCGGAAGCAATTCCAGAGGCCAAGTATTCGGAAAGGGATGAAAGACATGGTTTGGAAGCTGCGGCAGCCGCTGGTGCACTTGCCGCCAAAACGGCCGAACCAGAGGAACCGGAACTTGAGATTCCTGTAGAGCGAATGATGGAGGATGTTCCGGATATCGAAAAAGAATTGGCAACTGAAGAGATCCGTGAATTCAGTATAGAGCAATACGCCGAGGAAGTACCTGAGTTCCAAGAAGAGATCGCAGTCGAGGAAGAGACCATAGAATCCTTTATTCCCGTTGAACTGGAGGAACCGGGTCCAGTGGAGATCGAGGAAACTCCACCTCAATCTGCTGAGACGGCAACGCCAGAATCACTTGTAGCTGTGGAGGGAGAAACAGATGAGGTGGAACTGACCGAGGGCGAAGAGGTCATTTCATCACCTTCACCCGCTATCCCATTCGCGGCATCTATGGGCGTAGGAGCCGTATTGTACTTGGCAGCAATGGGCGGTTATCTCTTCCTCTCTTTGGATGCGGCCTTGGTATGGGCATTGGCCATTCTTGGGTCAGTAATGATATTGTTCGGTTTCCGGCGCTTCTACGATGTCCTGCTTCCGGTGTCAGAGGCGCGAAAACGTAATGCGGGGCAATGACCGTTTGCCCTTTTTCTGCAGCCTCACCTTGATATATCATCAGAATGTGATGTATCTACGTAGATTGAATTCATAAATGGTGGTGATTGAACGAGAATCGTCTGGCATGGTCATGCCTGCTTCGAAATAATTGGTACATCCACTTTGGTAGTGGACCCTCATGATGGTAAGTCCATCGGTATCAAGACGCCCGTTGTGAGGGCAGATGTTGTCCTGGTCAGTCATGATCATTTTGACCACAACTGTGCCAGGATCGTCAAGGGAGACTTCACCAAGATCGCGGTCGAAGGCGAACGGCAGGTCGACGGGGTATTGGTGAAGGGTCTGAAGGCCTATCATGACGAGGTCCAGGGGGAAAGACGCGGGTCCATTTTGATTTACCGTTTCGAGATGGACGACGTCTCCTTCTGTCACTGTGGGGATCTAGGGCACACATTATCCAAGGAGCAGGTGGAGGCTTTGACACCAATAGATGTGCTCTTCGTACCAGTTGGTGGAGTGTTCACTATCGACGGAGAGGCTGCACAGGAGATAGTAAGTCAGTTGAAGCCCAAA from Methanomassiliicoccales archaeon encodes:
- a CDS encoding DUF115 domain-containing protein, which translates into the protein MEFEEWEPIYHDILKDMGYDPVRDIEAARLLDSLCPRDRICGIECLCRRFCETATIIGHGPDLEEALERAKLEGTVISADGATSSLLDIGVIPEIIVTDLDGNIEDEIESNVQGSIAVIHAHGDNMYSVSEHLPLFPGLITPTVQCRPFGNLFNFGGFTDGDRAVMMALHFGVRRIILVGFDFENPREKEGRKSKEKIRKLVWAKKMILQGTDQVELEII
- a CDS encoding DUF373 family protein; translated protein: MTILVLSVDRDNDFGEKAGLSGPFIGREDNLEAALALGLKDAEDSDTNTLLAAISMYDEMVKKGMDVEVATICGDIKVGYESDLTLTNQLENVLEVVKPERVILVSDGAEDEYIYPIISSRVKVDSVRKVFVKQAPSVEGTYYIILKTLQDDKMRKRILTPIGLILALFGFFSLMPKLFQLYTDWDPGTISEMAGGTITLVLGIYLIFYAYRVVDRARNWSRRAGKAVRSGSQMIPFAVLTVVLIIAGLAYGVDTALSDPDADIFLQIIVFVSANLWMWAFAIFCYETGRFLNNYLSRGKVYWTYLVLSVTVFAIAFILQGALDATEFFLGYRNYDEGIIILEMMTGFLLGVFGGLLNTSLRSMSRRIEEDEKEISEAAESID
- a CDS encoding MBL fold metallo-hydrolase; the protein is MVWHGHACFEIIGTSTLVVDPHDGKSIGIKTPVVRADVVLVSHDHFDHNCARIVKGDFTKIAVEGERQVDGVLVKGLKAYHDEVQGERRGSILIYRFEMDDVSFCHCGDLGHTLSKEQVEALTPIDVLFVPVGGVFTIDGEAAQEIVSQLKPKIVVPMHFRVGGLSLSIQTLDPFLKDISEEKIFRVGNEVDILPEDLPTETEYWVFCL